Proteins encoded together in one Corallococcus soli window:
- a CDS encoding phospholipid scramblase-related protein has protein sequence MPVESQALTLLRGERALRVRQVKEWGEILSGFEGRNRYEVVGDDGHPLFFAGEVGGGVGLFLLRSFLKAKRPFTMEIKDARGQTLLRLRRPWRFWLSRMEVEDGEGRHLGAIQQRFRFFTRAYDVLGPRDEELAQLSGPFFQPWTFHVQQQGREVGTIAKKWSGFGKEMFTDADNFGVQFNGLDDAHLRTLVVAATFLIDFVHFENKGG, from the coding sequence ATGCCCGTCGAGTCCCAGGCCCTGACCCTTCTGCGCGGTGAGCGCGCGCTGCGCGTGCGGCAGGTGAAGGAGTGGGGGGAGATCCTCTCCGGCTTCGAGGGCCGCAACCGCTACGAGGTGGTGGGCGACGACGGCCACCCGCTCTTCTTCGCGGGCGAGGTGGGCGGCGGCGTGGGGCTGTTCCTCCTGCGCAGCTTCCTCAAGGCCAAGCGGCCCTTCACCATGGAGATCAAGGACGCGCGCGGGCAGACGCTGCTGCGGCTGCGCCGGCCGTGGCGCTTCTGGCTGTCACGGATGGAGGTGGAGGACGGCGAGGGCCGTCACCTGGGCGCCATCCAGCAGCGCTTCCGCTTCTTCACCCGCGCCTACGACGTGCTGGGGCCCCGGGACGAGGAGCTGGCCCAGCTGAGCGGCCCGTTCTTCCAGCCATGGACGTTCCACGTCCAGCAGCAGGGCCGCGAGGTGGGCACCATCGCCAAGAAGTGGAGCGGCTTCGGCAAGGAGATGTTCACGGACGCCGACAACTTCGGCGTCCAGTTCAACGGGCTGGACGACGCCCACCTCCGCACGCTGGTGGTGGCCGCCACGTTCCTCATCGACTTCGTGCACTTCGAGAACAAGGGCGGCTGA
- a CDS encoding VIT domain-containing protein — MNEQARCGLFTRDGAQVPLQGVEVSGELLGGHARVRVTQRYRNDEKKPVEAVYTFPLPSDATLSAFSMTCAGRRVAGVVKEREEAFRTYDTAITEGHGAALLDQERPNVFTAQVGNLLPGEETLVEVEFLQALTAEEGSVRWMLPTLVAPRYMPGAAQGDRTAHGSAAPTTRVPDADRISPPIGTPDYGLRMDLLIDVGHAVVVESPSHALDITREGTRLRVGLKPDRAHEGRPQVALDRDVVLNLRNANPDVMLTPVVTHRKAEGPGTFALTVVPDLLNLAAAPPRQEVVFVVDTSGSMDGESLPQAQAALRLCLRHLREGDRFNVIAFENSFRTFTPAPVTFTQRTLEQADAWVAGLRASGGTELLTPLVAAMKAAPDGVVVLLTDGQVGNEAEILEAVLAARGTGRVFSFGIGTNVSDVLLRDLARRTDGAVEFIHPGERIDDKVVAQFSKALAPRVTDLEVRFDGVEASELAPATLPPLVDGTPWTLFGRYAQAGTGSVTLKGRSGREPFSLTVRLELPALSDRPVVEKLWAAERIRGWLDAGLVGRRAEAMKDRIVQLALTHQLATRYTSFVVVEERQGERRASGTPETRVVPVNAPAGWNMFNQGQLEGGLAPAEEAYDDAEPVTGSGIIPKPQPPGGMARPTRNRAPAPASAVSRGGAMPPPPPSMPAPSAMPIQAEDRDGFAFGAMPPAPKEQEAAKRKGGLLGRMISAAMPQKLAASPADKSRREQQVSKKDKAEAPPEALYEEAEQAPVLSVAESVDGLAAEDVASVLGRQLANGLWAGAGEGPEAVRQARATARVLLVLLREGITSSHPLHGAQVKKAVDALLALASQLTQAPDVAELALGVAWLVAAGPRTRGRIEQAAKPLPGLDGRLADADALRQHVETLATR, encoded by the coding sequence ATGAACGAGCAGGCAAGGTGTGGGCTGTTCACGCGCGACGGGGCCCAGGTACCCCTGCAAGGGGTGGAAGTCTCCGGCGAGCTGCTCGGGGGGCACGCGCGGGTGCGCGTGACGCAGCGCTACCGCAACGACGAGAAGAAGCCGGTGGAGGCCGTCTACACCTTCCCGCTGCCCTCGGACGCGACGCTCAGCGCCTTCTCCATGACGTGCGCGGGCCGCCGCGTGGCGGGGGTGGTGAAGGAGCGCGAGGAGGCCTTCCGCACCTACGACACCGCCATCACCGAAGGCCATGGCGCGGCGCTGCTGGACCAGGAGCGGCCCAACGTCTTCACCGCGCAGGTGGGCAACCTGCTGCCGGGAGAGGAGACGCTGGTGGAGGTGGAGTTCCTCCAGGCCCTCACCGCCGAAGAGGGCAGCGTGCGCTGGATGCTGCCCACGCTGGTGGCGCCCCGGTACATGCCCGGCGCGGCGCAGGGGGACCGCACGGCGCACGGCAGCGCGGCCCCGACGACGCGGGTGCCGGACGCGGACCGCATCTCCCCGCCCATCGGGACCCCGGACTACGGGCTGCGGATGGACCTGCTCATCGACGTGGGCCACGCGGTGGTGGTGGAGAGCCCGTCGCACGCGCTGGACATCACGCGGGAAGGCACCCGCCTGCGCGTGGGCCTGAAGCCGGACCGCGCGCACGAGGGCCGCCCCCAGGTGGCGCTGGACCGGGACGTGGTGCTCAACCTGCGCAACGCCAACCCGGACGTCATGCTCACCCCGGTCGTCACGCACCGGAAGGCGGAGGGGCCGGGCACGTTCGCGCTCACCGTGGTGCCGGACCTGCTGAACCTGGCGGCGGCGCCGCCCCGGCAGGAGGTGGTGTTCGTGGTGGACACCTCCGGCTCCATGGACGGGGAGAGCCTGCCCCAGGCCCAGGCCGCGCTCCGGCTGTGCCTGCGCCACCTGCGCGAGGGTGACCGCTTCAACGTCATCGCCTTCGAGAACAGCTTCCGGACCTTCACCCCCGCGCCGGTGACGTTCACCCAGCGCACGCTGGAGCAGGCGGACGCGTGGGTCGCCGGGCTGCGCGCCAGTGGTGGCACGGAGCTGCTGACGCCGCTCGTCGCCGCGATGAAGGCCGCGCCGGACGGCGTGGTGGTGCTGCTGACGGACGGTCAGGTGGGCAACGAGGCGGAGATCCTGGAGGCGGTGCTCGCCGCGCGCGGGACGGGTCGGGTGTTCTCGTTCGGCATCGGAACGAACGTGAGCGACGTGCTGCTGCGCGACCTGGCGCGGCGCACGGACGGCGCGGTGGAGTTCATCCATCCGGGAGAGCGCATCGACGACAAGGTGGTGGCGCAGTTCTCCAAGGCGCTCGCCCCGCGCGTCACCGACCTGGAGGTGCGCTTCGACGGCGTGGAGGCCAGTGAGCTGGCCCCGGCCACCCTGCCGCCGCTGGTGGACGGCACGCCCTGGACGCTCTTCGGGCGCTATGCGCAGGCGGGCACCGGCAGCGTGACGCTGAAGGGCCGCTCGGGCCGGGAGCCCTTCTCCCTCACGGTGCGGCTGGAGCTGCCCGCCCTGTCGGACCGGCCGGTGGTGGAGAAGTTGTGGGCCGCCGAGCGCATCCGGGGCTGGCTGGACGCGGGGCTCGTGGGCCGGCGCGCGGAGGCGATGAAGGACCGCATCGTGCAGCTGGCCCTCACGCACCAGCTCGCCACGCGCTACACGTCCTTCGTGGTCGTGGAGGAGCGCCAGGGTGAGCGCCGCGCGTCGGGCACGCCGGAGACGCGCGTGGTCCCGGTGAACGCCCCCGCGGGCTGGAACATGTTCAACCAGGGCCAGCTGGAGGGCGGCCTCGCTCCGGCGGAGGAGGCTTATGACGACGCGGAGCCCGTCACGGGCTCGGGCATCATCCCGAAGCCGCAGCCTCCTGGAGGCATGGCGCGTCCGACTCGCAACCGCGCGCCCGCCCCCGCATCGGCGGTGTCCCGCGGGGGCGCCATGCCCCCCCCGCCTCCGAGCATGCCCGCGCCCTCGGCCATGCCCATCCAGGCCGAGGACCGGGATGGGTTCGCGTTCGGCGCCATGCCGCCGGCCCCGAAGGAGCAGGAGGCCGCGAAGCGAAAGGGCGGCCTGCTGGGCCGGATGATCTCCGCCGCGATGCCTCAGAAGTTGGCGGCCTCGCCGGCGGACAAGTCCCGACGTGAGCAGCAGGTGTCGAAGAAGGACAAGGCGGAGGCCCCGCCCGAGGCCCTCTACGAGGAGGCCGAGCAGGCCCCGGTGCTGTCCGTGGCCGAGTCGGTGGACGGACTCGCGGCCGAGGACGTGGCCAGCGTGCTGGGCCGACAGCTCGCGAACGGCCTGTGGGCCGGCGCGGGCGAGGGTCCGGAAGCCGTGCGCCAGGCCCGCGCCACCGCGCGCGTGCTGCTGGTGCTCCTGCGCGAAGGCATCACCAGCAGCCACCCGTTGCACGGCGCGCAGGTGAAGAAGGCGGTGGACGCACTGCTGGCCCTGGCCTCGCAGCTCACCCAGGCGCCGGACGTGGCGGAGCTGGCGCTGGGCGTGGCGTGGCTGGTGGCGGCGGGCCCCCGCACGCGGGGCCGCATTGAGCAAGCCGCGAAGCCGCTGCCGGGCCTGGACGGGCGGCTGGCGGATGCGGACGCCCTCCGTCAGCACGTGGAGACGCTCGCGACGCGGTAG
- a CDS encoding helix-turn-helix domain-containing protein, which yields MSTPRTQTEWKLTALAEAVGVSPRTVRYYVQRGLLPAPPFKGPDTVYGEEHLVRLKAIRVLQARFLPLDAIQAELLRLSPEELRRLAEAPVPPTPEAPPRPLAKNPGKDPTVEVARYQRWLLAPGLELHVSEQAEAKVRALAERVRALIEESEEGKQS from the coding sequence GTGAGCACGCCCAGGACACAGACCGAATGGAAGCTGACGGCGCTGGCGGAGGCGGTGGGGGTTTCGCCGCGCACCGTCCGCTACTACGTCCAGCGGGGCCTCCTGCCCGCGCCGCCCTTCAAGGGGCCGGACACGGTGTACGGCGAGGAGCATCTGGTGCGGCTCAAGGCCATCCGGGTGCTCCAGGCGCGCTTCCTGCCGCTGGACGCCATCCAGGCGGAGCTGCTGCGGCTGTCGCCGGAGGAGCTTCGCCGGCTGGCGGAGGCGCCGGTGCCGCCGACGCCGGAGGCGCCCCCGCGGCCGCTGGCGAAAAATCCGGGGAAAGACCCGACGGTGGAGGTGGCGCGTTACCAGCGCTGGCTCCTGGCGCCGGGGTTGGAGTTGCACGTGTCGGAGCAGGCTGAGGCGAAGGTCCGGGCGCTGGCTGAGCGGGTGCGCGCCCTCATCGAAGAATCCGAAGAAGGGAAGCAGTCATGA
- a CDS encoding DUF2721 domain-containing protein: protein MNGVTDGLDFSSIQLIGTAVTPAVMVSGCGILATGLDNQISRITARMRDMVREWRTLPEGHARRALLREEVAIMDRRHAILARAIGFTYAGLLSFVATSLLYLLRRSVPVPEALPVVAFSLGVVFLGTTAVFALASLRLSRRAITLEWEELFRDGPPPGAAGG, encoded by the coding sequence ATGAACGGCGTCACGGACGGCCTGGACTTCTCCTCCATCCAGCTCATCGGCACGGCGGTGACGCCGGCGGTGATGGTGTCGGGGTGCGGCATCCTGGCGACGGGGTTGGACAACCAGATTTCGCGCATCACCGCGCGCATGCGGGACATGGTCCGCGAATGGCGCACGCTGCCGGAGGGCCATGCGCGGCGGGCGCTCCTGCGCGAGGAGGTGGCCATCATGGACCGCCGCCACGCCATCCTCGCGCGGGCCATTGGCTTCACCTACGCGGGGCTCCTGTCCTTCGTGGCGACGTCGCTGCTGTACCTGCTGCGCCGCAGCGTCCCGGTGCCAGAGGCGTTGCCGGTGGTGGCCTTCTCGCTGGGCGTGGTGTTCCTGGGGACCACGGCGGTGTTCGCGCTCGCGTCGCTGCGCCTGAGCCGCCGCGCCATCACGCTGGAGTGGGAGGAGCTCTTCCGCGACGGGCCGCCACCGGGGGCCGCGGGGGGCTGA
- a CDS encoding peptidylprolyl isomerase codes for MANTQVFFDMTIGGAPAGRIVMELFSDDVPRTAENFRALCTGEKGVGRSGKPLHYKGSAFHRVITQFMCQGGDFTAGNGTGGESIYGEKFEDENFKHKHTGPGFLSMANAGRNTNGSQFFLTTVPTPWLDGKHVVFGKVVDGMDVVKKIEAVGSQSGATRQPVVIADSGQL; via the coding sequence ATGGCAAACACCCAGGTCTTCTTCGACATGACGATCGGTGGAGCGCCCGCCGGCCGTATCGTGATGGAGCTGTTCTCCGACGACGTTCCCAGGACCGCCGAGAACTTCCGCGCCCTGTGCACGGGCGAGAAGGGCGTGGGCCGCAGCGGCAAGCCGCTGCACTACAAGGGCTCTGCCTTCCACCGCGTCATCACCCAGTTCATGTGCCAGGGCGGCGACTTCACCGCGGGCAACGGCACGGGTGGCGAGTCCATCTACGGTGAGAAGTTCGAGGACGAGAACTTCAAGCACAAGCACACGGGCCCGGGCTTCCTGTCCATGGCGAACGCCGGCCGCAACACCAACGGCTCGCAGTTCTTCCTCACGACGGTCCCCACGCCGTGGCTCGACGGCAAGCACGTCGTCTTCGGCAAGGTCGTCGACGGCATGGACGTGGTGAAGAAGATTGAGGCCGTGGGCTCGCAGTCCGGCGCGACGCGCCAGCCCGTGGTCATCGCGGACAGCGGCCAGCTGTAA
- a CDS encoding slipin family protein: MNELFGALGYLIPLALLFLLFASGVRIVTEYQNGVVFRLGRFVGLKRAGFRWLIPFIERMVIIDLRTVARDVPPQDVITKDNVSVKVNAVVYFRVIQADKAVLQVEDYLYATSQIAQTTLRAILGQVELDELLSQRERINHELQQVLDARTDPWGVKVSNVEVKHIDLPVEMQRAIARQAEAERERRAKIIAAEGEAQAAEKLAQAADVLSRNPSTLQLRYLQTLVEITGGGNHTILPIPLDLIRAFGAVAAQPPRPEPSRRDSGEEDEDALPGAGLS; the protein is encoded by the coding sequence ATGAACGAACTGTTCGGCGCCCTGGGCTATCTCATCCCCCTGGCCCTGTTGTTCCTCCTCTTCGCCTCTGGCGTGCGCATCGTCACCGAGTACCAGAACGGCGTCGTGTTCCGGCTGGGCCGCTTCGTGGGCCTCAAGCGCGCGGGCTTCCGCTGGCTCATCCCGTTCATTGAACGCATGGTCATCATCGACCTGCGCACCGTGGCGCGCGACGTGCCCCCGCAGGACGTCATCACCAAGGACAACGTGAGCGTGAAGGTCAACGCCGTCGTCTACTTCCGCGTCATCCAGGCGGACAAGGCCGTGCTCCAGGTGGAGGACTACCTCTACGCCACCAGCCAGATTGCCCAGACGACCCTGCGCGCCATCCTGGGCCAGGTGGAGCTGGATGAGCTCTTGTCCCAGCGCGAGCGCATCAACCATGAGCTTCAGCAGGTCCTGGACGCGCGCACGGACCCGTGGGGCGTGAAGGTGTCCAACGTGGAGGTGAAGCACATCGACCTGCCGGTGGAGATGCAGCGGGCCATCGCGCGACAGGCGGAGGCGGAGCGTGAGCGCCGCGCGAAGATCATCGCCGCGGAGGGTGAGGCCCAGGCCGCGGAGAAGCTGGCCCAGGCCGCCGACGTGCTCAGCCGCAACCCGTCCACCCTCCAGCTTCGCTACCTCCAGACGCTGGTGGAGATCACCGGCGGCGGCAACCACACCATCCTGCCCATCCCGTTGGATCTCATCCGCGCGTTCGGCGCGGTGGCCGCGCAGCCGCCGCGTCCGGAGCCCTCACGGCGCGACAGCGGCGAGGAGGACGAGGACGCCCTACCCGGCGCGGGCCTGTCCTGA
- a CDS encoding NfeD family protein, which produces MRQNVDRPLAPFRLAGARRRHGPWALLLLLLGFTGLLASADPASGSPVIARCELEGVLDAGSGAYLADCVKRAEGQGAQALLVRLDTPGGSLEATRTTVRAFLGSRVPVLVWVGPSGAHAGSAGVFIALASNVAAMAPGTNIGAAHPVGPRGEDVEQEGGEQLARKIENDTAAFAEGIARQRGRNAEWAAAAVRDSASVPADRAVALRVVEFVAPTEADFLSAVDGRRVEVAGGGTVTLATREARIVSLEPGLSQRVVHALAQPSIVYLLFLVAALGLVVELSHPGAVAPGLIGLVALVLALVASATLPVRSGALVLMLVGVGLILAELFITSGVLGASGVGLLILGGVFLVDRFEPGWFVEPTFRLSWGVMLPTAVVLAGAAAFVAYRSAQTRRLPQRGGDAGLIGESGTALGPVTPSGGEVFVHGERWRAISFTPIHEGARVVVRAVEGLTLTVAEAMP; this is translated from the coding sequence ATGAGGCAGAACGTCGACAGACCGCTGGCCCCCTTTCGCCTCGCGGGAGCCCGACGCCGTCACGGCCCCTGGGCCCTGCTGCTCCTGCTGTTGGGCTTCACCGGCCTCCTCGCTTCGGCGGACCCCGCTTCGGGGTCTCCCGTCATCGCGCGGTGCGAGCTGGAGGGCGTGTTGGACGCGGGGTCGGGGGCGTACCTGGCCGACTGCGTGAAGCGCGCGGAGGGCCAGGGGGCGCAGGCGCTGCTCGTGCGGCTGGACACCCCGGGCGGCTCGCTGGAGGCCACGCGCACCACCGTGCGGGCCTTCCTGGGCTCGCGCGTGCCGGTGCTCGTGTGGGTGGGGCCTTCGGGTGCGCATGCGGGCAGCGCGGGCGTCTTCATCGCGCTCGCGTCGAACGTGGCGGCGATGGCGCCCGGGACGAACATCGGGGCCGCGCACCCCGTGGGCCCCAGGGGCGAGGACGTCGAACAGGAGGGCGGCGAACAGCTCGCCCGGAAGATTGAGAACGACACCGCCGCCTTCGCGGAGGGCATCGCCCGGCAGCGGGGCCGCAACGCGGAGTGGGCCGCGGCCGCCGTGCGTGACAGCGCCAGCGTCCCCGCCGACCGCGCCGTGGCGCTGCGCGTGGTGGAGTTCGTCGCGCCCACGGAGGCCGACTTCCTCTCCGCCGTCGACGGCCGCCGCGTGGAGGTCGCGGGTGGGGGCACGGTGACGCTCGCCACGCGCGAGGCCCGCATCGTGTCGCTGGAGCCGGGGCTGTCCCAACGGGTGGTGCATGCCCTCGCGCAGCCGTCCATCGTGTACCTGCTGTTCCTCGTCGCGGCGCTGGGGCTGGTGGTGGAGCTGTCCCATCCGGGCGCGGTGGCGCCGGGCCTCATCGGGCTGGTGGCGCTGGTGCTCGCGCTGGTGGCGTCCGCCACGTTGCCGGTGCGCTCCGGCGCGCTGGTGCTGATGCTCGTGGGCGTGGGGCTCATCCTCGCGGAGCTCTTCATCACCAGTGGCGTGCTGGGCGCTTCGGGCGTGGGCCTGTTGATCTTGGGCGGCGTGTTCCTGGTGGACCGCTTCGAACCGGGCTGGTTCGTGGAGCCCACCTTCCGGCTGTCGTGGGGCGTGATGCTGCCCACCGCCGTCGTGCTCGCGGGGGCGGCGGCCTTCGTCGCGTACCGCAGCGCGCAGACGCGGCGGTTGCCGCAGCGGGGCGGGGACGCGGGGCTCATCGGGGAGTCGGGCACGGCGCTCGGCCCCGTCACGCCCTCCGGCGGCGAGGTGTTCGTCCACGGCGAGCGCTGGCGCGCCATCTCCTTCACCCCCATCCACGAGGGCGCCCGCGTGGTGGTGCGCGCCGTGGAAGGACTCACCCTCACCGTCGCGGAGGCGATGCCATGA
- a CDS encoding amidohydrolase, producing the protein MTVETTVYKAARVWTLDPQRPRAEALAVREGCVLAAGTLAEVRAAAGPEAREVDLGAATVVPGLVDAHAHLHGLGRSLTTVRLERAASVEEVVRRLADAPASSFQGDWLLGKGWDQNDWPGAAFPGRVELDARFPTTPVCLTRVDHHAAWVNGEALRRAGITRSTPDPQGGRILRDARGEPTGVLVDNAMDAVTAAMPAPTREQLETRLRAALERCARVGLTGVHDAGMDLDAFRVLQAWDAAGTLPLRVYAMAAGQGEERHGYLEQGPWHGRHLTMRAVKFLADGALGSRGAALHEDYSDEPGQRGLLLLSPEELEARAQAFMARGFQVCIHAIGDRANTLVVDVLLRGAERTGTQALRHRVEHAQILRPRDIQRLGAAGLVASVQPTHATSDMRWAQTRLGPERLKGAYAWRSLKDAGAHLALGSDFPIENPDVLAGLYAARTRQDAKGWPEGGWRPGECLSATESLEGFTVGPAWASFEEVRRGRLKPGMDADFVALSEDPVEGPAPALVDARVLATVVAGAEVFREEG; encoded by the coding sequence ATGACGGTGGAGACCACGGTCTACAAGGCGGCGCGGGTGTGGACGTTGGATCCCCAGCGTCCCCGCGCCGAGGCCCTGGCGGTGCGCGAAGGGTGCGTGCTCGCGGCGGGGACGCTCGCGGAGGTCCGCGCCGCGGCCGGTCCGGAGGCGCGCGAGGTGGACCTGGGCGCGGCCACGGTGGTGCCCGGCCTGGTGGACGCGCACGCGCACCTGCACGGGCTGGGGCGGAGCCTGACGACGGTGCGGCTGGAGCGGGCCGCATCGGTGGAGGAGGTCGTCCGGCGGCTGGCGGATGCGCCCGCGTCGAGCTTCCAGGGGGACTGGCTGCTCGGCAAGGGCTGGGACCAGAACGACTGGCCCGGCGCCGCGTTCCCCGGCAGGGTGGAGCTGGACGCGCGCTTCCCCACGACGCCGGTGTGTCTCACGCGCGTGGACCACCACGCGGCCTGGGTGAACGGCGAAGCGCTGCGCCGCGCGGGCATCACCCGGAGCACGCCGGATCCGCAGGGTGGCCGCATCCTCCGGGACGCACGGGGCGAGCCCACCGGCGTGCTGGTGGACAACGCGATGGACGCGGTGACCGCGGCCATGCCCGCCCCCACGCGCGAGCAGCTGGAGACGCGGCTGCGCGCGGCGCTGGAGCGCTGTGCCCGGGTCGGCCTCACGGGCGTGCACGACGCCGGCATGGACCTGGATGCCTTCCGCGTGTTGCAGGCCTGGGACGCGGCGGGGACGCTGCCCCTGCGCGTCTACGCGATGGCGGCGGGCCAGGGCGAGGAGCGCCATGGCTACCTGGAGCAGGGACCCTGGCACGGCCGTCACCTGACGATGCGCGCGGTGAAGTTCCTGGCGGATGGCGCGCTGGGCAGCCGGGGCGCGGCGCTGCACGAGGACTACAGCGACGAGCCCGGCCAGCGGGGTCTGTTGCTCCTGTCCCCCGAGGAGCTGGAAGCCCGCGCCCAGGCCTTCATGGCCCGGGGCTTCCAGGTGTGCATTCACGCCATCGGAGACCGGGCGAACACGCTGGTGGTGGACGTGCTGCTGCGGGGCGCGGAGCGGACGGGAACGCAGGCCCTGCGCCACCGCGTGGAGCACGCGCAGATATTGCGACCCCGGGACATCCAGCGGCTGGGCGCCGCGGGGCTGGTGGCCAGCGTGCAGCCCACGCACGCCACCAGTGACATGCGCTGGGCCCAGACGCGGCTGGGGCCCGAGCGGCTGAAGGGGGCCTACGCGTGGCGCTCGCTGAAGGACGCGGGCGCGCACCTGGCGCTGGGCAGCGACTTCCCCATCGAGAACCCGGACGTGCTCGCGGGGCTCTACGCGGCGCGCACGCGGCAGGACGCGAAGGGCTGGCCCGAGGGCGGCTGGCGCCCCGGTGAATGTCTGAGCGCGACCGAGTCCCTGGAGGGCTTCACTGTGGGGCCCGCGTGGGCGTCCTTCGAGGAGGTCCGTCGCGGCAGGCTGAAGCCGGGCATGGACGCGGACTTCGTCGCGCTGTCGGAGGACCCGGTGGAGGGGCCCGCGCCAGCGCTGGTGGACGCGCGCGTGCTGGCCACGGTGGTCGCGGGCGCGGAGGTGTTCCGGGAGGAAGGCTGA
- the nhaR gene encoding transcriptional activator NhaR has protein sequence MSWLNYHHLLYFWTVARAGSIAKASEELHLAQPTISTQIKLLEESLGHQLFERKGRKLVLSDVGRTVMRYADEIFRLGNELKNVVSGLPTGQQLRLNVGVLDVIPKLVAEQLLKPALDAGPSLRIICRESPLPQLLAQLALHELDVVLADAPGSEPVSVRSFNHLLGKCGVTFFAAAPLAHLRKDFPRSLDGAPMLLPSEESSVRRSLDLWFERRGVRPLIAGDFDDSALLQAFGQKGHGIFAMPSIINEEVQRQFNVTAIGHTDEIEQCFYAITVERRLRHPAVVAIAEAARSHIFGG, from the coding sequence ATGTCCTGGCTCAACTACCACCATCTCCTGTATTTCTGGACGGTTGCGCGGGCCGGCAGCATCGCCAAGGCGAGCGAGGAGCTGCACCTCGCGCAGCCGACCATCAGCACGCAGATCAAGCTTCTTGAGGAATCCCTGGGCCACCAGCTCTTCGAGCGCAAGGGCCGCAAGCTCGTGCTGTCCGACGTGGGCCGCACCGTCATGCGCTACGCGGACGAAATCTTCCGGCTGGGCAACGAGCTGAAGAACGTCGTCTCCGGGCTGCCCACGGGACAGCAGCTGCGCCTCAACGTGGGGGTGCTGGACGTCATCCCCAAGCTCGTCGCCGAACAGTTGCTCAAGCCCGCGCTGGATGCGGGGCCCTCGCTGCGCATCATCTGCCGCGAGAGCCCCCTGCCCCAGTTGCTCGCGCAGCTGGCACTGCATGAGCTGGACGTGGTGCTCGCGGACGCGCCCGGCTCCGAGCCCGTCAGCGTCCGGTCCTTCAACCACCTGCTGGGCAAGTGCGGCGTGACGTTCTTCGCGGCGGCGCCGCTCGCCCACCTGCGCAAGGACTTCCCGCGCTCGCTCGACGGCGCGCCCATGCTGTTGCCATCAGAGGAGTCCTCGGTGCGCCGCTCGCTGGACCTGTGGTTCGAGCGCCGGGGCGTCCGGCCCCTCATCGCCGGGGACTTCGACGACAGCGCCCTGCTCCAGGCCTTCGGGCAGAAGGGCCACGGCATCTTCGCCATGCCCTCCATCATCAACGAGGAGGTGCAGCGGCAGTTCAACGTCACCGCCATCGGGCACACCGACGAAATCGAGCAGTGCTTCTACGCCATCACCGTCGAGCGCCGCCTGCGCCACCCCGCCGTCGTCGCCATCGCCGAGGCCGCGCGCTCGCACATCTTCGGCGGCTGA
- a CDS encoding sigma-70 family RNA polymerase sigma factor, with protein sequence MEAIYEERDSTVEGVVDGVDAAEVEIRVRGHLELVRRLAWKYRWTGLSLEELMAEGNVGLVEAARRFEERGVPFGAYAQQWIRARIRAYVSRTWSVAGGRAPWIVFQLRRERARLEARWGEGHPEVMKRLAEALGKREEEVARGAEALGKDVSLNAPLGWDGDVTQQDMLESDLDSPEDVADRGDWAQKLHQSVAEAWPELDARERALVKERMLVEDGVSAEFLAQRFGVTAVRIRQIEQGLRQKLRQRLTAGCTAWDAEAPRLAA encoded by the coding sequence ATGGAAGCCATCTACGAGGAGCGCGATTCCACGGTGGAGGGTGTGGTGGACGGGGTGGATGCGGCGGAAGTGGAGATCCGGGTGCGGGGGCACCTGGAGCTGGTCCGGCGTCTGGCCTGGAAGTACCGGTGGACGGGCCTGTCGTTGGAAGAGCTGATGGCGGAAGGCAATGTGGGCCTGGTGGAGGCGGCGCGCCGCTTCGAGGAGCGGGGTGTCCCCTTCGGGGCGTACGCGCAGCAGTGGATCCGCGCGCGCATCCGGGCCTACGTGTCGCGCACCTGGAGCGTGGCGGGCGGGCGGGCGCCGTGGATCGTCTTCCAGCTCCGCCGCGAGCGGGCGCGGCTGGAGGCCCGCTGGGGCGAGGGCCACCCGGAGGTGATGAAGCGCCTGGCGGAGGCGTTGGGGAAGCGGGAGGAGGAGGTGGCGCGGGGGGCGGAGGCGCTGGGCAAGGACGTGTCGTTGAACGCGCCGCTGGGGTGGGACGGCGACGTGACGCAGCAGGACATGCTGGAGTCGGACCTGGACTCGCCGGAGGACGTGGCGGACCGGGGGGACTGGGCGCAGAAGCTGCACCAGAGCGTGGCGGAGGCCTGGCCGGAGCTGGACGCGAGGGAGCGGGCGCTGGTGAAGGAGCGGATGCTGGTGGAGGACGGGGTGAGCGCGGAGTTCCTGGCCCAGCGCTTCGGGGTGACGGCGGTGCGCATCCGGCAGATCGAGCAGGGGCTGCGCCAGAAGCTGCGCCAGCGGCTGACGGCGGGGTGCACGGCGTGGGACGCCGAAGCGCCGCGCCTGGCGGCCTGA
- a CDS encoding ArsR family transcriptional regulator: MLVAIRLLEETYPSELAALMGVRPYTVQSILASLEREAISVSRLMGRTRVVSLNPRYFAHAELSALLWKLGKHDVDLQARLAARRRRPRRAGKPGLL, from the coding sequence GTGCTCGTTGCCATCCGTCTGCTCGAAGAGACCTATCCCAGCGAGTTGGCGGCGCTGATGGGCGTCCGCCCATACACCGTCCAATCCATTCTGGCTTCGCTTGAACGGGAGGCGATCAGCGTCAGTCGGCTGATGGGGCGAACCCGTGTGGTTTCCCTGAACCCTCGATACTTCGCGCACGCCGAACTCAGCGCTCTGCTTTGGAAGCTTGGAAAGCATGACGTGGACCTTCAGGCCAGGCTCGCCGCGCGACGGCGCCGTCCCCGCCGCGCTGGCAAGCCGGGGCTCTTGTGA